One Candidatus Cardinium hertigii DNA window includes the following coding sequences:
- a CDS encoding adhesin, whose amino-acid sequence MAITNREELKKNFEKGAIPTQNDFEDLIDSMFHKQDDGLVSPDNGLSLSPKGDSSKLITFFNSLNDFKPTWSIEPYPKNSSAFGLNLTDKNGESKFFIQSNGYIGLGTLNPSERLTVQGNINMHGRRGNYASGKVAGDGQWHDITPALNACHAFEVIAKIGKEGCGVHALTHAIALSTFGRSSNKIQKIRAYYGSFRNRIDVRWKGSTFNYTLQIRSMRDYGEGSMLQYYVTNLWWEEEATEM is encoded by the coding sequence ATGGCTATTACGAATAGAGAGGAATTAAAGAAAAATTTTGAGAAAGGAGCTATTCCTACGCAGAATGATTTTGAGGATTTAATAGATTCCATGTTCCATAAGCAGGATGATGGGCTTGTCTCACCGGATAACGGTTTAAGCCTATCTCCCAAAGGGGATTCTTCTAAGCTCATAACATTTTTCAATAGTTTAAATGATTTTAAGCCTACTTGGAGTATCGAGCCTTATCCAAAAAACAGTTCAGCATTTGGCCTTAATCTTACAGATAAAAATGGAGAAAGCAAGTTTTTCATACAATCCAATGGCTATATTGGTTTAGGGACGCTTAATCCATCAGAAAGACTAACGGTTCAAGGGAATATCAATATGCATGGTCGGAGGGGCAACTATGCTTCCGGTAAAGTAGCTGGGGACGGGCAATGGCATGATATTACACCTGCCTTAAATGCTTGCCATGCTTTTGAGGTAATAGCTAAGATTGGGAAGGAGGGGTGTGGGGTACATGCCCTAACGCATGCCATTGCATTGAGTACTTTTGGACGCTCTAGTAATAAAATTCAAAAAATAAGAGCTTATTATGGAAGCTTCAGAAATAGAATTGATGTACGCTGGAAGGGTAGCACATTTAATTATACATTACAAATCAGATCTATGCGTGATTATGGGGAGGGAAGTATGCTTCAGTATTATGTAACCAACTTATGGTGGGAGGAAGAAGCAACAGAAATGTAA
- a CDS encoding type B 50S ribosomal protein L31, producing MKKGIHPLYRPVVFLDTSSGAKFITRSTISTSESIEWEDKKTYPLYKVEVSCVSHPFYTGKKIFVDTAGRIERFNQKYKKKTSSTSSNT from the coding sequence ATGAAAAAAGGAATTCATCCCCTCTATAGGCCTGTTGTTTTTTTAGACACTTCCAGTGGTGCTAAATTTATAACGCGTTCTACCATATCTACCTCAGAATCAATTGAATGGGAGGATAAAAAAACCTATCCTTTGTATAAGGTAGAGGTAAGTTGTGTATCGCATCCTTTTTATACGGGCAAGAAGATTTTTGTGGATACGGCGGGTAGAATTGAACGTTTTAATCAGAAGTATAAAAAGAAAACGTCATCCACCTCTAGCAACACATAA
- a CDS encoding putative sugar nucleotidyl transferase, with product MMRKIVLFDLPEDRLTLRPFSFTRPLSAIRVGMLSIAEKWQHYFPGSYTYLTCSTLHVKYTPVVSTDAYYINGVLCPDSVLAEAIARLNYNEVLLSEEGGLIAFRGNGFTSAQSNLLERITDKKLSRTIFFGELTQIKHTWDIFLCNAQEIERDWAWYTKGRVSKPIVDPHTIVYNEKDIFIEEGLAIHAACLNAEQGPIYIGKNVSIAEGAVLRGPLAICNDVQVQPHTYIYGGSTIGPFSSIGGEVSNSILLGYNDKPYQGFIGHTVIGEWGRLAAGSSLARTFFNGEPIVTWDFTKEAACEEKSLSTCGFFVGDYSQFGGNATIEPGSVIGVAAHLAANQLAMPYVPSFTYSGTNGKLRSISLVETLERLSKLMSYKHQVFLKEDKAIVAELFKTTAIHRTKAMMDHAIFRDT from the coding sequence ATGATGAGAAAAATAGTATTATTTGATCTACCAGAGGATCGCCTTACCTTAAGGCCGTTTTCTTTTACGCGTCCGCTCTCTGCAATTAGAGTGGGCATGCTGTCTATAGCGGAAAAATGGCAGCATTATTTTCCAGGATCCTATACCTATTTGACTTGTTCCACTTTGCATGTTAAGTACACGCCTGTTGTTTCAACGGATGCTTACTATATCAATGGGGTTCTTTGTCCTGATTCCGTATTAGCAGAGGCTATTGCGAGATTGAACTACAATGAAGTGTTATTGTCAGAGGAAGGGGGGCTCATTGCTTTTCGTGGAAATGGGTTTACTAGCGCACAGAGTAATTTATTAGAGCGCATTACGGATAAAAAGCTAAGTCGTACTATCTTCTTTGGAGAGCTCACGCAGATAAAACACACATGGGATATATTTTTGTGCAATGCCCAAGAAATAGAACGGGATTGGGCATGGTATACCAAAGGTCGTGTAAGCAAGCCCATTGTAGATCCGCATACTATAGTTTACAATGAAAAAGATATTTTTATAGAAGAAGGGCTTGCTATACATGCCGCTTGTTTAAATGCGGAGCAGGGGCCTATTTACATTGGTAAAAACGTCTCTATAGCGGAGGGGGCTGTATTAAGGGGCCCCTTGGCTATTTGTAATGATGTTCAAGTGCAACCCCATACCTATATATATGGGGGATCAACCATAGGTCCTTTTTCCTCTATAGGTGGGGAGGTAAGCAATAGTATATTATTGGGCTATAATGATAAGCCCTACCAAGGTTTTATAGGGCACACGGTAATAGGTGAATGGGGCAGACTGGCAGCAGGGAGTAGTTTAGCACGTACGTTCTTTAATGGGGAGCCCATTGTTACCTGGGATTTTACTAAGGAAGCAGCCTGTGAGGAGAAGAGCCTCTCTACTTGTGGGTTCTTTGTGGGGGATTACAGTCAGTTTGGAGGCAACGCAACGATAGAGCCAGGTAGTGTAATAGGTGTAGCTGCCCATTTAGCAGCAAACCAATTAGCTATGCCCTATGTTCCTTCTTTTACTTATAGTGGTACAAATGGTAAGCTAAGGAGTATTTCCTTGGTAGAAACTTTAGAGCGGCTTAGTAAGCTCATGTCCTACAAGCATCAGGTTTTCTTAAAAGAGGATAAGGCTATTGTAGCTGAGCTATTTAAAACGACCGCAATCCATAGGACAAAAGCTATGATGGATCATGCTATTTTCAGAGATACCTGA